A single window of Leptospiraceae bacterium DNA harbors:
- a CDS encoding heavy-metal-associated domain-containing protein, which translates to MKSLYQLEGMTCGHCVMHVEKEFSKEGITAKADLKNHSVSVELELDASMYNKLKTALEEEGYSLGNKIES; encoded by the coding sequence ATGAAATCTTTATACCAATTAGAAGGGATGACTTGTGGACACTGCGTTATGCATGTAGAAAAAGAATTTTCTAAAGAAGGAATTACTGCGAAAGCTGATTTAAAAAATCATTCTGTTAGCGTTGAATTGGAATTAGACGCTAGCATGTATAATAAATTAAAAACTGCCTTAGAGGAAGAAGGTTACTCACTAGGGAACAAAATTGAATCCTGA